Proteins from a genomic interval of Papaver somniferum cultivar HN1 chromosome 4, ASM357369v1, whole genome shotgun sequence:
- the LOC113272342 gene encoding DDB1- and CUL4-associated factor 13-like codes for MFSDFRLHLIVYYLGVCFRAADHQWGGDQFATAGAQVDIWDHNRSEPVRSFEWGKDTVISLRFNPGEPNILATSGSDRSITLYDLRLSTPVRKLIMKTKTNALCWNPMEPMNFTAANEDCNSYSYDARKLKESKNVHKGHVSAVMDIDYSPTGREFVTGSYDRTIRIFPYNGGHSREIYHTKRMQRVFCVKFTCDATYVVSGSDDTNLRLWKANASEQLGVIVPRERKKHEYNEALKKKHQHFPKIKSIHRHRHLPKAVYNAVNLRRTISDAAMKKENRRRAHSAPGSIQRQSLRRSRIIKEVE; via the exons ATGTTTTCTG ATTTCAGACTTCATCTAATTGTGTATTACTTGGGTGTATGTTTCAGGGCTGCTGATCACCAGTGGGGTGGTGATCAATTTGCAACAGCTGGTGCTCAAGTTGATATATGGGATCACAATAG GTCAGAGCCAGTAAGGAGTTTCGAGTGGGGGAAGGATACTGTTATATCCCTTCGATTTAATCCTGGAGAACCAAATATTCTAGCCACATCTGGCAG TGATCGCAGCATTACGTTATACGACTTGCGGTTATCAACTCCAGTGAGGAAGCTGATCATGAAG ACAAAAACTAATGCTCTCTGCTGGAATCCAATGGAGCCGATGAACTTCACAGCT GCAAATGAGGATTGCAACTCCTACAGTTACGATGCTAGAAAACTGAAAGAGTCCAAGAATGTGCACAAGGGTCATGTTTCTGCAGT GATGGACATTGATTATTCACCTACTGGCCGGGAGTTTGTTACTGGCTCTTATGATAGAACT ATAAGAATCTTTCCATATAACGGTGGCCACAGCCGGGAAATCTATCACACTAAGAGGATGCAAAG GGTATTTTGCGTGAAGTTCACCTGTGATGCCACTTATGTTGTTTCTGGGAGTGATGACACTAATCTGCGGTTATGGAAAGCCAACGCATCAGAACAATTGGGAGTG ATTGTTCCAAGGGAGCGTAAAAAGCACGAATATAATGAGGCTCTGAAGAAAAAACACCAGCACTTTCCTAAGATTAAGAGCATTCATAG GCATAGACACTTGCCTAAAGCAGTATACAATGCGGTCAATCTAAGGCGCACAATAAGTGATGCAgctatgaagaaagagaataggaGAAGAGCTCACAGTGCTCCAGGAAGCATACAAAGGCAGTCACTGCGCAGAAGTAGAATCATCAAAGAAGTTGAGTAA